Proteins from a genomic interval of Thunnus maccoyii chromosome 1, fThuMac1.1, whole genome shotgun sequence:
- the gpatch1 gene encoding G patch domain-containing protein 1 isoform X1 translates to MASDSDSDEDFVSYGTPLEPLEEDEPLRKPVPLHEQTVKDEKGRYKRFHGAFTGGFSAGYFNTVGTKEGWNPSTFVSSRQQKADKRHARPEDFMDEEDFGEHGIAPTEISTSQEFSSSRRDEAREKARAVNAQAALIPGDTLLEELISPARTSIGVELLKRMGWKEGQGVGPRVKRKARRQQTDGGSRVYGCSLPPAGSEDSEEDDDEEFAPENVTFAPKDVTPVDFNPRLGVQGLGYRGLDPGLALLGRGAPEHIDLFNPQSDTRSRLFGDAQRGSRRGGVAGQAFGVGALEDDDEDVYHRDSMSRYDTVLGGEEPGDGLYGWTAPQQYTKKRDKSKDASYLGKILEGFTLAQKPVEEKTIFPPPSLPRDYRPVHRFRPSVDVSALSGVSPALAEALRASRGHMVKEEPQQGGRHQLDSGQRRALLGEDTLQGPSSVMELLRPEDRERLFNLRNSSNPPSIKTTTPDSHDALRPVGASALSSTASSSSSSSSSSGLQQQQEALAAWRGQTSAQTFRPFEKNPSKQARYELYLNCLKQGDKDALEQSLDSGMTEWERSREREEFVRASILYRPTSSSLSSRFTRAKNQEDDNTVEVSRDEEGDVDDKQAAVKMKMFGKLTRETFEWHPDKLLCKRFNVPDPYPGSGMVGMPKVKRDKFSVFNFLTVTESREPTAPPKPPESSRRSRWDVSDQKEEKKKKNDPLSELLSAARNQTSETKPDQTSVPALPALPASTSTDNQTADIKTETKSVDQANSEKKKGDEEEEEEEEESRPPMDLFKAIFASSSDEKSSSSSEGESEDEDEKDVKEDQAKVESQPLNLFNITSASTVTSSSLSSSAATVISSSLSSSTATSSQQTAVVPGQTSTQEEEEFGPKLPPPSAALIRGGATSVCPPSKEEKPRKRSKEKKHKNKKQHKHKKDKKKKKHKKHKHKGKQQKKSKKETSDSSSEDSEEDRDGEAGQVSTDELLKRLKSIRSHQTW, encoded by the exons ACGAGCCGCTGAGGAAGCCCGTCCCGCTCCACGAGCAGACGGTGAAGGACGAGAAGGGACGATATAAGAGGTTCCACGGAGCGTTCACCGGAGGCTTTTCAGCCGGTTACTTCAACACCGTCGGCACTAAAGAAG GGTGGAATCCGTCAACCTTTGTGTCGTCACGGCAACAGAAAGCTGATAAACGTCATGCCAGACCAGAAGATTTCATGGATGAGGAG GACTTCGGCGAGCACGGCATCGCTCCCACAGAGATCAGCACCAGCCAGGAGTTCTCGTCCAGCCGCAGAGACGAGGCCAGAGAGAAGGCGAGAGCGGTGAACGCTCAGGCCGCTCTGATCCCCGGAGACACTCTGCTGGAGGAGCTGATCTCACCCGCCAG GACGTCCATCGGGGTGGAGCTGCTGAAGAGGATGGGCTGGAAGGAAGGTCAGGGCGTCGGGCCTCGTGTGAAGAGGAAAGCTCGCCGACAGCAGACAG ATGGAGGAAGCAGAGTTTACGGCTGCTCGCTGCCTCCTGCTGGCTCGGAGGACTCAGAG GAGGATGACGATGAGGAGTTTGCTCCAGAGAACGTGACCTTTGCCCCCAAGGATGTGACTCCAGTGGACTTCAACCCCAGGCTGGGGGTTCAGGGTCTGGGGTACCGCGGTCTGGACCCGGGCCTGGCTCTGCTGGGCCGAGGAGCCCCCGAACACATCGACCTGTTCAACCCGCAGTCGGACACGAGGAGCCGGCTGTTTGGAGACGCTCAGAGGGGCTCGCGGCGCGGCGGCGTGGCCGGACAG GCGTTCGGGGTGGGGGCGctggaggatgatgatgaagatgtgtACCACAGAGACTCCATGTCCAGATACGACACGGTGCTGGGAGGAGAAGAGCCCGGAGACGGTCTGTACGGCTGGACGGCGCCGCAGCAGTACACCAAGAAAAGAG ACAAAAGTAAAGATGCGTCGTACCTCGGCAAAATCCTGGAGGGGTTCACTCTGGCGCAGAAACCAGTGGAGGAGAAAACG atCTTCCCTCCACCCTCTCTGCCCCGTGACTATCGCCCTGTCCATCGTTTCCGTCCATCAGTCgatgtttcagctctttccGGTGTCAGTCCTGCGCTGGCCGAGGCTCTGAGGGCCTCCAGGGGCCACATGGTGAAGGAGGAGCCCCAACAAGGAGGACGCCACCAGCTGGACTCCGGCCAGAGGAGGGCGCTGCTGGGGGAGGACACACTGCAAG GTCCCAGTTCAGTCATGGAGCTGCTGAGGCCCGAAGACAGAGAGCGACTGTTCAACCTCCGCAACTCCTCCAACCCGCCCTCCATTAAAACCACCACCCCGGACTCCCATGATGCCTTGCGGCCAGTAGGGGCATCTGCTCTAAGTAgcacagcctcctcctcctcctcctcctcctcctcatcaggcctccagcagcagcaggaggctCTGGCAGCCTGGAGAGGCCAAACCTCCGCACAGACCTTCAGACCGTTTGAGAAGAACCCCAGCAAGCAGGCGCGCTACGAGCTCTACCTGAACTGCCTGAAACAGGGAGACAAAG acgCTCTGGAGCAGAGTCTGGACTCGGGGATGACGGAGTGGGAGCGCagcagggagagggaggagttTGTCCGAGCCTCCATCTTGTACCGACCCACCTCCTCCTCGCTCTCCTCCCGCTTCACCCGAGCCAAAAACCAGGAGGACGACAACACGGTGGAGGTCAGCCGCGACGAGGAG GGCGACGTAGACGACAAACAGGCCGCCGTCAAGATGAAGATGTTTGGGAAACTGACCAGAGAAACGTTTGAGTGGCATCCTGACAAACTGCTCTGCAAGAGGTTCAACGTCCCCGACCCCTACCCCgg GTCAGGTATGGTGGGGATGCCAAAGGTGAAGAGAGACAAGTTTTCAGTCTTCAACTTCCTGACTGTGACGGAGAGCCGAGAGCCGACAG CTCCTCCAAAGCCTCCAGAATCCAGCCGGAGGTCTCGGTGGGACGTTTCAGAccagaaggaggagaagaagaagaagaatgaccCGCTAAGTGAGCTGCTCAGCGCTGCACGAAACCAAACGTCTGAGACCAAACCGGACCAAACCTCCGTACCTGCTTTACCTGCTTTACCTGCTTCCACCAGCACCGACAATCAAACTGCAGACATCAAAACTGAG ACAAAATCAGTGGATCAAGCAAACtctgagaagaagaaaggagatgaagaggaggaggaggaagaggaggagagcaggcCTCCCATGGATCTGTTCAAGGCCATCTTTGCCAGCTCCTCAGATGAGaagtcctcctcttcctcagagggagagagcgaggATGAGGATGAAAAGGATGTAAAGGAGGATCAGGCGAAAGTCGAGTCGCAGCCACTGAACCTGTTTAACATCACCTCCGCCTCCACCGTCACATCTTCCTCACTCTCTTCCTCCGCCGCCACCGTCATATCTTCCTCACTCTCTTCCTCCACCGCCACATCCAGCCAGCAGACGG CGGTGGTTCCCGGTCAGACCTCGAcgcaggaagaggaggagtttgGTCCGAAGCTGCCGCCTCCTTCAGCTGCTCTCA TCAGAGGAGGCGCCACCTCCGTCTGCCCCCCCAGCAAGGAGGAGAAACCCAGAAAGAGgagtaaagagaaaaagcaCAAGAACAAgaagcagcacaaacacaagaagGACAAGAag aagaagaaacataagaagcacaaacacaaagggaagcagcagaagaagagtaAGAAGGAGACGTCAGACAGCAGCTCGGAGGACAGTGAAGAGGACCGTGACGGTGAAGCAGGACAGGTGTCTACAGATGAGCTGctgaaaag ACTGAAAAGCATCCGATCACATCAGACCTGGTGA
- the gpatch1 gene encoding G patch domain-containing protein 1 isoform X2, with the protein MASDSDSDEDFVSYGTPLEPLEEDEPLRKPVPLHEQTVKDEKGRYKRFHGAFTGGFSAGYFNTVGTKEGWNPSTFVSSRQQKADKRHARPEDFMDEEDFGEHGIAPTEISTSQEFSSSRRDEAREKARAVNAQAALIPGDTLLEELISPARTSIGVELLKRMGWKEGQGVGPRVKRKARRQQTDGGSRVYGCSLPPAGSEDSEEDDDEEFAPENVTFAPKDVTPVDFNPRLGVQGLGYRGLDPGLALLGRGAPEHIDLFNPQSDTRSRLFGDAQRGSRRGGVAGQAFGVGALEDDDEDVYHRDSMSRYDTVLGGEEPGDGLYGWTAPQQYTKKRDKSKDASYLGKILEGFTLAQKPVEEKTIFPPPSLPRDYRPVHRFRPSVDVSALSGVSPALAEALRASRGHMVKEEPQQGGRHQLDSGQRRALLGEDTLQGPSSVMELLRPEDRERLFNLRNSSNPPSIKTTTPDSHDALRPVGASALSSTASSSSSSSSSSGLQQQQEALAAWRGQTSAQTFRPFEKNPSKQARYELYLNCLKQGDKDALEQSLDSGMTEWERSREREEFVRASILYRPTSSSLSSRFTRAKNQEDDNTVEVSRDEEGDVDDKQAAVKMKMFGKLTRETFEWHPDKLLCKRFNVPDPYPGSGMVGMPKVKRDKFSVFNFLTVTESREPTAPPKPPESSRRSRWDVSDQKEEKKKKNDPLSELLSAARNQTSETKPDQTSVPALPALPASTSTDNQTADIKTETKSVDQANSEKKKGDEEEEEEEEESRPPMDLFKAIFASSSDEKSSSSSEGESEDEDEKDVKEDQAKVESQPLNLFNITSASTVTSSSLSSSAATVISSSLSSSTATSSQQTAVVPGQTSTQEEEEFGPKLPPPSAALIRGGATSVCPPSKEEKPRKRSKEKKHKNKKQHKHKKDKKKKHKKHKHKGKQQKKSKKETSDSSSEDSEEDRDGEAGQVSTDELLKRLKSIRSHQTW; encoded by the exons ACGAGCCGCTGAGGAAGCCCGTCCCGCTCCACGAGCAGACGGTGAAGGACGAGAAGGGACGATATAAGAGGTTCCACGGAGCGTTCACCGGAGGCTTTTCAGCCGGTTACTTCAACACCGTCGGCACTAAAGAAG GGTGGAATCCGTCAACCTTTGTGTCGTCACGGCAACAGAAAGCTGATAAACGTCATGCCAGACCAGAAGATTTCATGGATGAGGAG GACTTCGGCGAGCACGGCATCGCTCCCACAGAGATCAGCACCAGCCAGGAGTTCTCGTCCAGCCGCAGAGACGAGGCCAGAGAGAAGGCGAGAGCGGTGAACGCTCAGGCCGCTCTGATCCCCGGAGACACTCTGCTGGAGGAGCTGATCTCACCCGCCAG GACGTCCATCGGGGTGGAGCTGCTGAAGAGGATGGGCTGGAAGGAAGGTCAGGGCGTCGGGCCTCGTGTGAAGAGGAAAGCTCGCCGACAGCAGACAG ATGGAGGAAGCAGAGTTTACGGCTGCTCGCTGCCTCCTGCTGGCTCGGAGGACTCAGAG GAGGATGACGATGAGGAGTTTGCTCCAGAGAACGTGACCTTTGCCCCCAAGGATGTGACTCCAGTGGACTTCAACCCCAGGCTGGGGGTTCAGGGTCTGGGGTACCGCGGTCTGGACCCGGGCCTGGCTCTGCTGGGCCGAGGAGCCCCCGAACACATCGACCTGTTCAACCCGCAGTCGGACACGAGGAGCCGGCTGTTTGGAGACGCTCAGAGGGGCTCGCGGCGCGGCGGCGTGGCCGGACAG GCGTTCGGGGTGGGGGCGctggaggatgatgatgaagatgtgtACCACAGAGACTCCATGTCCAGATACGACACGGTGCTGGGAGGAGAAGAGCCCGGAGACGGTCTGTACGGCTGGACGGCGCCGCAGCAGTACACCAAGAAAAGAG ACAAAAGTAAAGATGCGTCGTACCTCGGCAAAATCCTGGAGGGGTTCACTCTGGCGCAGAAACCAGTGGAGGAGAAAACG atCTTCCCTCCACCCTCTCTGCCCCGTGACTATCGCCCTGTCCATCGTTTCCGTCCATCAGTCgatgtttcagctctttccGGTGTCAGTCCTGCGCTGGCCGAGGCTCTGAGGGCCTCCAGGGGCCACATGGTGAAGGAGGAGCCCCAACAAGGAGGACGCCACCAGCTGGACTCCGGCCAGAGGAGGGCGCTGCTGGGGGAGGACACACTGCAAG GTCCCAGTTCAGTCATGGAGCTGCTGAGGCCCGAAGACAGAGAGCGACTGTTCAACCTCCGCAACTCCTCCAACCCGCCCTCCATTAAAACCACCACCCCGGACTCCCATGATGCCTTGCGGCCAGTAGGGGCATCTGCTCTAAGTAgcacagcctcctcctcctcctcctcctcctcctcatcaggcctccagcagcagcaggaggctCTGGCAGCCTGGAGAGGCCAAACCTCCGCACAGACCTTCAGACCGTTTGAGAAGAACCCCAGCAAGCAGGCGCGCTACGAGCTCTACCTGAACTGCCTGAAACAGGGAGACAAAG acgCTCTGGAGCAGAGTCTGGACTCGGGGATGACGGAGTGGGAGCGCagcagggagagggaggagttTGTCCGAGCCTCCATCTTGTACCGACCCACCTCCTCCTCGCTCTCCTCCCGCTTCACCCGAGCCAAAAACCAGGAGGACGACAACACGGTGGAGGTCAGCCGCGACGAGGAG GGCGACGTAGACGACAAACAGGCCGCCGTCAAGATGAAGATGTTTGGGAAACTGACCAGAGAAACGTTTGAGTGGCATCCTGACAAACTGCTCTGCAAGAGGTTCAACGTCCCCGACCCCTACCCCgg GTCAGGTATGGTGGGGATGCCAAAGGTGAAGAGAGACAAGTTTTCAGTCTTCAACTTCCTGACTGTGACGGAGAGCCGAGAGCCGACAG CTCCTCCAAAGCCTCCAGAATCCAGCCGGAGGTCTCGGTGGGACGTTTCAGAccagaaggaggagaagaagaagaagaatgaccCGCTAAGTGAGCTGCTCAGCGCTGCACGAAACCAAACGTCTGAGACCAAACCGGACCAAACCTCCGTACCTGCTTTACCTGCTTTACCTGCTTCCACCAGCACCGACAATCAAACTGCAGACATCAAAACTGAG ACAAAATCAGTGGATCAAGCAAACtctgagaagaagaaaggagatgaagaggaggaggaggaagaggaggagagcaggcCTCCCATGGATCTGTTCAAGGCCATCTTTGCCAGCTCCTCAGATGAGaagtcctcctcttcctcagagggagagagcgaggATGAGGATGAAAAGGATGTAAAGGAGGATCAGGCGAAAGTCGAGTCGCAGCCACTGAACCTGTTTAACATCACCTCCGCCTCCACCGTCACATCTTCCTCACTCTCTTCCTCCGCCGCCACCGTCATATCTTCCTCACTCTCTTCCTCCACCGCCACATCCAGCCAGCAGACGG CGGTGGTTCCCGGTCAGACCTCGAcgcaggaagaggaggagtttgGTCCGAAGCTGCCGCCTCCTTCAGCTGCTCTCA TCAGAGGAGGCGCCACCTCCGTCTGCCCCCCCAGCAAGGAGGAGAAACCCAGAAAGAGgagtaaagagaaaaagcaCAAGAACAAgaagcagcacaaacacaagaagGACAAGAag aagaaacataagaagcacaaacacaaagggaagcagcagaagaagagtaAGAAGGAGACGTCAGACAGCAGCTCGGAGGACAGTGAAGAGGACCGTGACGGTGAAGCAGGACAGGTGTCTACAGATGAGCTGctgaaaag ACTGAAAAGCATCCGATCACATCAGACCTGGTGA